In one ANME-2 cluster archaeon genomic region, the following are encoded:
- a CDS encoding 4Fe-4S binding protein, with protein sequence MKQKNDDPIHIFSRWCKKCGICIAICPKNVLESGTNGYPYAARPKDCIMCGLCDIHCPDYAITVQNNPNVKEAEHEKI encoded by the coding sequence ATGAAACAGAAAAATGACGACCCCATACATATCTTTTCCAGATGGTGCAAGAAATGTGGCATCTGCATAGCCATCTGTCCTAAAAATGTACTGGAAAGCGGCACTAACGGATATCCTTATGCAGCCAGGCCCAAGGATTGTATTATGTGCGGCCTGTGTGACATCCACTGTCCCGACTATGCAATTACAGTGCAAAATAATCCTAACGTAAAGGAGGCTGAACATGAAAAAATATAA